A region from the Streptomyces lydicus genome encodes:
- a CDS encoding DUF2127 domain-containing protein has protein sequence MKIDWDRRTCARRGHITYLPHEEHLRDKLRADTALGEAWRCLRCGDFALGDPHGSGPAADAPLVPRGKVLRDLFILRFLAVERAVRGVFIVLAAVGVWQFSNRKDAVRRFFDEYIAVLRPVARHFHYDLDQSPVVGTIQKTFGYRHSTLMLVAGLLLAYALVEIVEGVGLWRAKRWAEYLTVVATAAFLPLEIYELTEKVSWLKIATLVINILAVLYILLTKRLFGLRGGRAAFDEERHSASLLEVETSAGVSVTAHNG, from the coding sequence ATGAAGATCGACTGGGACCGGCGTACCTGCGCGCGCCGCGGGCACATCACCTACCTCCCGCACGAGGAACACCTCCGGGACAAACTGCGCGCGGATACCGCTCTCGGCGAGGCCTGGCGCTGTCTGCGCTGCGGCGACTTCGCCCTCGGCGACCCGCACGGCTCCGGCCCGGCCGCCGATGCCCCGCTGGTCCCGCGGGGCAAGGTCCTGCGCGACCTGTTCATCCTGCGGTTCCTGGCCGTCGAGCGTGCGGTGCGCGGCGTGTTCATCGTGCTGGCCGCGGTCGGCGTATGGCAGTTCAGCAACCGCAAGGACGCTGTCCGCCGGTTCTTCGACGAGTACATCGCCGTGCTCCGCCCGGTGGCCCGGCACTTCCACTACGACCTGGACCAGTCGCCGGTCGTCGGCACCATCCAGAAGACCTTCGGCTACCGCCACTCCACCTTGATGCTGGTGGCCGGGCTGCTGCTGGCGTACGCCCTGGTGGAGATCGTCGAGGGCGTCGGCCTCTGGCGCGCCAAGCGGTGGGCGGAGTACCTGACGGTGGTGGCGACGGCGGCCTTCCTGCCGCTGGAGATCTACGAGCTGACCGAGAAGGTCAGCTGGCTCAAGATCGCCACGCTGGTGATCAACATCCTGGCGGTGCTCTACATCCTGCTCACCAAGCGGCTCTTCGGGCTGCGCGGCGGCCGCGCGGCCTTCGACGAGGAGCGGCACAGCGCCTCTCTCCTGGAGGTCGAGACCTCCGCCGGAGTGTCCGTCACCGCCCATAATGGCTGA
- a CDS encoding amidohydrolase family protein, with product MGIERHHTPRLLLRGGLVIDTAPHPIAHPHTDVLVEEGRIAAVGPDLPVDDTDTGLEVIDARTMVVLPGFVDTHRHLWQGVLRSAAVDESLDRYLHRILGDLGARYTPAEVYTGNLLGALECLDSGVTTVQDFSHVQHTPEHTAAAVEALTEAGIRAVFGYGYPVFDEAARQADWVRKARTDHFPSREALVTMALAPVGPSFTPPEAVREDWLLARELALPLAVHVQAGPVAQRPIAALQEQGLLTAGTLYVHGNSLPDSELRLIAESGGAVAITPAIEASMRFGAPMAGRLRRAGITTGLGADAVTSAPGDMFSQMRAALMSSHFDGDAASGTSTIKAADVLRMATAEGAAALGLGDEVGSLEIGKRADLILLRADALNLAPVTHDPIGAVVTAAHPGNVDTVLVDGRPVKRNGRLLYADLGGVLAEAHRAAERLGASGSRASSQSSSQSSAWSSS from the coding sequence ATGGGAATCGAGCGCCACCACACCCCGCGCCTGCTCCTGCGCGGTGGCCTGGTCATCGACACCGCCCCCCACCCCATCGCCCACCCGCACACCGATGTCCTCGTCGAGGAGGGCCGGATCGCCGCCGTGGGCCCCGACCTGCCCGTCGACGACACCGATACCGGCCTGGAGGTGATCGACGCCCGCACGATGGTGGTGCTGCCCGGCTTCGTCGACACCCACCGGCACCTGTGGCAGGGGGTGCTGCGGTCCGCCGCGGTCGACGAGAGCCTTGACCGCTACCTCCACCGGATTCTCGGTGACCTCGGCGCCCGGTACACGCCCGCCGAGGTGTACACCGGCAACCTCCTCGGCGCACTGGAGTGTCTGGACTCCGGGGTCACCACCGTCCAGGACTTCTCCCACGTCCAGCACACGCCGGAGCACACCGCAGCCGCCGTCGAGGCGCTGACGGAGGCGGGGATCCGTGCCGTCTTCGGCTACGGGTACCCCGTCTTCGACGAGGCCGCCCGGCAGGCCGACTGGGTGCGCAAGGCCCGCACCGACCACTTCCCCTCGCGTGAGGCGCTGGTCACGATGGCCCTGGCCCCGGTCGGCCCCTCCTTCACTCCCCCGGAGGCCGTGCGGGAGGACTGGCTGCTCGCCCGCGAACTGGCGCTTCCCCTCGCCGTCCATGTGCAGGCCGGCCCGGTGGCCCAGCGGCCGATCGCCGCCCTTCAGGAACAGGGCCTGCTCACCGCCGGCACCCTGTACGTGCACGGCAACTCGCTGCCCGACTCCGAGCTGCGGCTGATCGCCGAGTCCGGCGGAGCGGTGGCGATCACGCCGGCGATCGAGGCGTCCATGCGGTTCGGCGCGCCGATGGCGGGGCGGCTCCGCCGGGCGGGCATCACCACGGGGCTGGGTGCCGACGCGGTCACCTCGGCGCCGGGCGATATGTTCTCGCAGATGCGTGCCGCCTTGATGAGCAGTCACTTCGACGGCGACGCGGCTTCCGGAACGTCCACGATCAAGGCGGCCGATGTGCTGCGCATGGCCACCGCGGAAGGAGCCGCGGCCCTCGGCCTGGGCGACGAGGTGGGATCGCTGGAGATCGGCAAGCGCGCCGACCTGATCCTGCTGCGCGCCGATGCGCTCAACCTCGCCCCGGTGACACACGATCCGATCGGCGCGGTGGTGACCGCGGCGCACCCCGGGAACGTCGACACGGTCCTGGTGGACGGGCGCCCGGTCAAGCGCAATGGACGACTGCTGTACGCGGACCTCGGCGGCGTACTGGCCGAGGCGCACCGCGCGGCCGAACGCCTCGGGGCGTCGGGCTCTCGGGCGAGTTCTCAGTCGAGCTCTCAGTCGAGCGCTTGGTCGAGCTCTTAG
- a CDS encoding MarR family winged helix-turn-helix transcriptional regulator, producing MNAASGPDPDPVDALLSAWRTELPDVLRPATELSKRITRLAGALDAATRGVLPELGLTVAEFDILVALRRSGEPYRMRPNELVRALLLSSGGISNVVNHLAGRGLVRREPSPDDGRSTMIRLTREGVRTAERAVRAHADAHEAVFAEASPAAVRAAARALREMGVDRGPAPRPLRTGRNPSRS from the coding sequence GTGAACGCGGCATCCGGACCGGACCCCGACCCCGTCGACGCGCTGCTGAGCGCCTGGCGCACCGAGCTGCCGGATGTGCTGCGACCGGCGACGGAGCTGTCGAAGCGGATAACCCGGCTCGCGGGCGCGCTGGACGCGGCCACCCGCGGTGTACTGCCCGAACTCGGTCTGACCGTCGCCGAGTTCGACATCCTGGTGGCCCTGCGCAGGTCCGGTGAGCCGTACCGTATGAGGCCGAACGAACTGGTCCGCGCCCTGCTGCTGTCCTCCGGCGGCATCAGCAACGTCGTCAACCACCTCGCCGGCCGCGGACTCGTCCGCCGCGAACCCTCACCGGACGACGGCCGGAGCACCATGATCCGGCTGACCCGGGAGGGGGTGCGCACCGCCGAGCGCGCCGTCCGTGCCCATGCGGACGCCCATGAGGCGGTCTTCGCCGAGGCGTCCCCCGCGGCCGTGCGTGCCGCGGCCCGGGCGCTGCGCGAGATGGGCGTGGACCGCGGCCCCGCACCGCGCCCGCTGCGGACGGGGCGCAATCCCAGCCGGTCGTGA
- a CDS encoding RNA polymerase sigma factor SigF, with the protein MTVTARTAPKAPSRESRSADTRALTQVLFAELTDLEPGTPEHTRVRAALIEANLPLVRYAAARFRSRNEPMEDVIQVGTIGLINAIDRFDPDRGVQFPTFAMPTVVGEIKRYFRDNVRTVHVPRRLHELWVQVNGATEDLTVLHGRSPTTAEIAERLKIGEDEVLACLEAGRSYHATSLEAAQEGDGLPGLLDRLGYEDPELAGVEHRDLVRHLLVQLPEREQRILLLRYYSNLTQSQISAELGVSQMHVSRLLSRSFARLRSANRIDA; encoded by the coding sequence GTGACCGTGACGGCCCGTACTGCGCCCAAGGCTCCATCCCGCGAGAGCCGAAGCGCGGACACGCGGGCGCTCACGCAGGTGCTGTTCGCGGAGTTGACGGACCTGGAGCCCGGTACCCCCGAACACACCCGGGTCCGGGCCGCACTGATCGAAGCCAACCTGCCGCTGGTCCGCTATGCCGCGGCCCGTTTCCGTAGCCGTAATGAGCCGATGGAGGACGTCATCCAGGTCGGCACCATCGGCCTGATCAATGCCATCGACCGGTTCGATCCGGACCGGGGCGTCCAGTTCCCCACCTTCGCCATGCCCACCGTTGTCGGCGAGATCAAACGCTACTTTCGAGACAATGTCCGCACGGTCCATGTGCCGCGCCGCCTCCATGAGCTCTGGGTGCAGGTCAACGGCGCGACCGAGGATCTGACGGTGCTGCACGGCCGCTCCCCCACCACCGCCGAGATCGCCGAACGGCTCAAGATCGGCGAGGACGAGGTGCTGGCCTGCCTGGAGGCGGGCCGCTCGTATCACGCCACGTCACTGGAGGCCGCCCAGGAGGGCGACGGCCTGCCCGGCCTGCTGGACCGCCTCGGCTACGAGGACCCGGAGCTGGCCGGCGTCGAGCACCGCGACCTCGTACGGCACCTTCTCGTCCAGCTGCCCGAGCGCGAGCAGCGGATCCTTCTGCTGCGTTACTACAGCAATCTGACGCAGTCACAGATCAGTGCGGAGCTGGGGGTGTCGCAGATGCATGTCTCACGGCTACTGTCGCGGAGCTTCGCCCGACTGCGATCCGCAAACAGGATCGACGCGTAG
- a CDS encoding RNA polymerase sigma factor SigF: MSVELGSSKVLPAIPAPAPHVHDDDAINTRTLSRSLFLRLASLDKDCAERTYVRDTLIELNLPLVRYAAARFRSRNEPMEDIVQVGTIGLIKAIDRFDCERGVEFPTFAMPTVVGEIKRFFRDTSWSVRVPRRLQELRLALTKASDELSQKLDRSPTVPELALCLGVSEEDVVDGLAVGNAYTASSLDSPSPEDDGGEGSLADRLGYEDSALEGVEYRESLKPLLAKLPARERQIIMLRFFANMTQSQIGEEVGISQMHVSRLLTRTLAQLREGLISD, encoded by the coding sequence ATGTCCGTAGAACTGGGCAGCTCGAAGGTGCTTCCCGCGATTCCCGCGCCCGCACCACACGTGCATGACGACGACGCCATCAACACCCGCACGCTCTCCCGCTCCCTGTTCCTGCGGCTGGCCTCGCTCGACAAGGACTGCGCGGAACGCACCTACGTCCGTGACACGCTCATCGAGCTGAACCTCCCGCTTGTCCGGTATGCGGCCGCCCGCTTCCGCAGTCGCAACGAGCCGATGGAGGACATCGTCCAGGTCGGCACCATCGGCCTGATCAAGGCGATCGACCGTTTCGACTGCGAACGCGGCGTGGAATTCCCGACGTTCGCGATGCCGACCGTGGTCGGCGAGATCAAGCGCTTCTTCCGCGACACGTCGTGGTCGGTACGCGTCCCGCGCCGGCTCCAGGAGCTCCGGCTCGCCCTCACCAAGGCCAGCGACGAGCTCTCCCAGAAGCTGGACCGCTCCCCGACGGTCCCCGAACTGGCCCTGTGCCTGGGGGTGTCGGAGGAGGACGTCGTCGACGGCCTGGCCGTCGGCAATGCGTACACCGCCTCCTCGCTCGACTCCCCCTCCCCCGAGGACGACGGCGGCGAGGGCTCCCTCGCGGACCGCCTCGGCTACGAGGACTCCGCCCTGGAAGGCGTGGAGTACCGCGAATCGCTCAAGCCGCTGCTGGCCAAACTCCCGGCCCGCGAGCGCCAGATCATCATGCTGCGCTTCTTCGCCAACATGACGCAGTCCCAGATCGGCGAGGAGGTCGGCATCTCCCAGATGCACGTCTCCCGGCTGCTCACCCGCACCCTGGCGCAGCTGCGCGAGGGCCTGATCTCCGACTGA
- a CDS encoding Dabb family protein: MIRHLVLFKLNEGVSRDEERVQAALRAFEALEGQIPELTSWEYGWNITDRPIAYDFAINSAVADTDALKRYIEHPAHQAAAALWREFATWVIADYEF; the protein is encoded by the coding sequence GTGATCCGCCACCTGGTCCTGTTCAAGCTCAATGAAGGTGTCTCCCGCGACGAGGAGCGGGTGCAGGCCGCCCTCCGCGCCTTCGAGGCACTGGAGGGCCAGATTCCGGAACTCACGTCCTGGGAGTACGGCTGGAACATCACCGACCGCCCGATCGCCTACGACTTCGCGATCAACTCCGCCGTGGCCGACACGGACGCCCTCAAGCGCTATATCGAGCACCCGGCCCACCAGGCGGCCGCCGCGCTGTGGCGCGAATTCGCCACCTGGGTGATCGCCGACTACGAATTCTGA
- a CDS encoding VOC family protein, with protein MPQITPNLWFDTQGKEAAEFYCSVFPNSKIKNVTHYNEAGPRPAGTVLTVEFELDGQQYTAINGGPEFTFSEAISLMVLCADQDEIDYYWAKLSEGGEEGPCGWLKDKYGLSWQVAPGGMAELLNDPDQERATRAMKAMLGMKKIDVAALQAAADQA; from the coding sequence ATGCCCCAGATCACCCCCAACCTCTGGTTCGACACCCAGGGCAAGGAAGCCGCGGAGTTCTACTGCTCGGTGTTCCCGAACTCGAAGATCAAGAACGTCACCCATTACAACGAGGCAGGTCCGCGGCCTGCGGGGACCGTACTGACGGTCGAGTTCGAGCTCGACGGCCAGCAGTACACGGCGATCAACGGCGGCCCCGAGTTCACCTTCAGCGAGGCGATCTCCCTGATGGTCCTCTGCGCCGACCAGGACGAGATCGACTACTACTGGGCCAAGCTCTCCGAAGGCGGCGAGGAGGGCCCGTGCGGCTGGCTGAAGGACAAGTACGGCCTGTCCTGGCAGGTCGCGCCCGGCGGTATGGCGGAGCTGCTGAACGACCCGGACCAGGAGCGCGCGACCCGTGCCATGAAGGCCATGCTCGGCATGAAGAAGATTGATGTCGCCGCCCTCCAAGCGGCGGCGGATCAGGCGTAA